The proteins below come from a single Holdemania massiliensis genomic window:
- a CDS encoding iron-containing alcohol dehydrogenase family protein, whose product MKKVTLPRYTIGADALKDLEHVVLPYGRKVALIHGEKAYAACKALLIPALGSLEVVKEVVYGHEATYENVAKLTQDEDVQRADVLVGIGGGKCLDTVKLAGDQLDKPVVTIATIASTCAAVTKISILYNADGSFKDIPKLKSAPVHCLIPTSVIAEAPIQYLWAGIGDTMAKHVECTFSARNDQLDYASELGRTISAMCFEPVIAHGASALQSAKKQEVSDDLEQIIQNILISTGSVSLLVHPDYNSALAHALFYGLTVREHIEKKHLHGEVVSYGTLVQLMMDGQMDMLKKAYTFHRQIGLPVCLADLELTIEDPLCDVLEMAEKNQELNHVPYPVTQALIRKAIEDLEQYAG is encoded by the coding sequence ATGAAAAAGGTGACCCTTCCGCGCTACACGATCGGCGCGGATGCGCTAAAGGATCTTGAACATGTCGTTTTGCCGTATGGCCGCAAGGTGGCACTGATTCATGGTGAAAAAGCTTATGCTGCATGCAAAGCCTTGTTGATCCCAGCATTGGGTTCATTGGAAGTTGTCAAGGAAGTCGTTTATGGCCATGAAGCGACGTATGAGAATGTGGCCAAACTGACTCAGGACGAGGATGTTCAGCGGGCGGATGTCTTGGTTGGCATCGGCGGCGGCAAATGCCTGGATACGGTTAAGCTTGCCGGAGATCAGCTGGATAAACCAGTTGTTACGATTGCGACGATTGCTTCGACCTGTGCCGCGGTCACCAAGATCAGCATCCTCTATAACGCTGACGGTTCGTTTAAGGATATTCCGAAGCTGAAATCCGCTCCGGTGCACTGTCTGATTCCGACCTCAGTGATTGCCGAAGCCCCGATCCAATACTTGTGGGCCGGGATCGGCGATACGATGGCGAAGCATGTGGAATGTACGTTCTCGGCTCGGAATGATCAGCTCGATTATGCCAGTGAGCTGGGCCGTACGATCAGCGCGATGTGCTTTGAGCCGGTGATTGCCCATGGTGCCAGCGCTCTGCAGTCCGCGAAGAAGCAGGAAGTCAGCGATGATCTGGAACAGATCATCCAGAACATTCTGATTTCCACCGGCAGCGTTTCGCTGCTTGTGCATCCGGATTACAATTCGGCATTGGCGCATGCGCTGTTCTACGGACTGACCGTTCGCGAGCATATCGAGAAAAAGCATCTGCATGGTGAGGTCGTTTCTTACGGCACGCTGGTTCAGCTGATGATGGACGGCCAGATGGATATGCTGAAAAAAGCCTACACCTTCCATCGTCAGATCGGTCTGCCGGTTTGTCTGGCTGATCTGGAGCTGACGATCGAGGATCCGCTGTGCGATGTGCTGGAAATGGCGGAAAAGAATCAGGAACTGAACCATGTTCCATATCCGGTGACGCAGGCCTTGATCCGCAAGGCGATCGAAGATCTTGAACAGTACGCCGGCTGA
- a CDS encoding RpiB/LacA/LacB family sugar-phosphate isomerase: MKIALMNEFSQAPKNSIILAQLKDVVEPMGHTVYNTAMAKPLLDQDVPEAYTEENPRLTYLHLGIQACLLLNSGAVDFVVTGCGTGQGALMSLNAYPGVVCGYCIEPSDAYLFLQINNGNALSIPYAKGFGWGGELNIHTIFEKAFGSPKGMGYPNEPGRKESQNRNAALLNEVKAAVGKPVLEGLKALDQNMVKEALTQRFQDCFFAGCQNAELEAYVREVLGK, from the coding sequence ATGAAAATTGCATTGATGAATGAATTCAGCCAGGCTCCGAAGAACTCGATTATTCTGGCACAGCTCAAGGACGTTGTCGAACCGATGGGACACACCGTATACAACACGGCGATGGCAAAACCGTTGCTGGACCAGGATGTTCCGGAAGCGTACACCGAGGAAAATCCACGTCTGACTTATCTGCATTTAGGCATCCAGGCCTGCCTGCTGCTCAACAGCGGCGCCGTGGATTTCGTCGTGACCGGCTGCGGTACGGGCCAGGGCGCGTTGATGTCTTTGAACGCTTATCCAGGCGTTGTCTGCGGCTACTGCATCGAACCTTCCGACGCTTATCTGTTCTTACAGATCAACAACGGCAACGCGCTGTCGATTCCGTATGCAAAAGGCTTCGGCTGGGGCGGTGAACTGAACATCCACACGATTTTTGAGAAAGCCTTTGGTTCTCCGAAGGGCATGGGTTATCCGAATGAACCAGGCCGCAAAGAATCGCAGAACCGCAATGCAGCACTGTTGAATGAAGTCAAGGCGGCCGTAGGCAAGCCGGTTCTGGAAGGCTTAAAGGCTTTGGATCAGAACATGGTGAAAGAAGCCCTGACTCAGCGTTTCCAGGACTGCTTCTTTGCCGGCTGCCAAAATGCTGAGCTGGAAGCTTACGTTCGTGAAGTCTTAGGCAAATAA